The genomic stretch TTGACGGTGATGACCAGCAGGCTGGTGCCCACGGCCTCGCGCATACGGAGTCCGAGTACGCCCACGAGAGCCGGTACGGCGAGGAAGCCGCCTCCGACGCCGAGGACACCCGTGACCGCGCCGAGTCCCGCGCCGGCGGCCGCCGCGTGCCCGGGCCTGATGCTCCGGGTGGCTTCGGCATCTCCTGCGGGCCGCAGCATGCGTACCGCGGCGACGGCCGCGACCGTCGCGAAGGCCGCCTGCAGGGCGCCCGCGGGGAGGTGGGCGGCGAGCGCGGAGCCCAGCATCGCCGGGCCGATGCCGGCCGCGGCGAAGAGCAGTCCCGCACCCCAGCGGACATGTCCGTCACGGGCGTGCGCGGTCAGCGCGGTGGCCGAGGTGAGGGCCACGATCACCAGTGCGGCGGTGGTGGCCGCCACGGGGGTGAAGCCGAGCAGGTAGATCAGGGCGGGTACGGCCAGCACACTGCCACCGCCGCCGAGCGCGCCGAGGGCCAGGCCGATCACCGCGCCGGCCGCGAGGGCGAGGACCAGGGCACTCACGCGACCGTACCGCGCAGGCCCCGCGCGTCCACCACGGGCAGCCCGGCCTCCGCCCAGTCGCGCATACCGCCGATCACGTCCACGGCGTCGGTGCCGTGGGCCGCCAGCAGGTCGGCGGCCCGCTGGGACCGGTTGCCCGAACGGCAGATGACGACCAGCCGCCGCCCCCGGGCCTCGGGAGGCAGGGGCACGCCCGCGATGAGTTCGGTGAGGGGATGGTGGACGGCTCCGGGTGCGTGCCCGGCGCTCCACTCGTCGGGTTCCCGGACGTCCAGCAGGACCGATGCCCCGGCCCGTCCGGCGGCTTCGTCCGCGCGTCCGTGCCCGGTGCGTTCGGCCGCTTCCGCTACGGTGATCCGGCTCGTGCCGGAACGGGATGTCTTCATGGGCGCTCCTCGCCTTGTGCGCAGG from Streptomyces roseochromogenus subsp. oscitans DS 12.976 encodes the following:
- a CDS encoding sulfite exporter TauE/SafE family protein, whose product is MSALVLALAAGAVIGLALGALGGGGSVLAVPALIYLLGFTPVAATTAALVIVALTSATALTAHARDGHVRWGAGLLFAAAGIGPAMLGSALAAHLPAGALQAAFATVAAVAAVRMLRPAGDAEATRSIRPGHAAAAGAGLGAVTGVLGVGGGFLAVPALVGVLGLRMREAVGTSLLVITVNSLAALGLRVGTVDRLDWSVVGPFAGAAVLGAWDGRRLASKAKAKTLQQVFALALLAVAAFMFIDAVV
- a CDS encoding rhodanese-like domain-containing protein, giving the protein MKTSRSGTSRITVAEAAERTGHGRADEAAGRAGASVLLDVREPDEWSAGHAPGAVHHPLTELIAGVPLPPEARGRRLVVICRSGNRSQRAADLLAAHGTDAVDVIGGMRDWAEAGLPVVDARGLRGTVA